A window of the Cryptococcus depauperatus CBS 7841 chromosome 5, complete sequence genome harbors these coding sequences:
- a CDS encoding alkylated DNA repair protein AlkB has product MGEAIPERTHTAFRLAEKHFKNRAYLNRYPSLLQWKERLIDLSRSQAQEDDEVWQAGWWSPENETELINNQAKKSKQGKEKEKGERANLDTSNLSKLRLKDGAVAYVVAPGCILIPDYMSVSQQLTFLHDSLARYTLPPNPLSLTTHYNLPDNLFDLYVSNPQANVYPKHMTGAIDSQHSASKSQPKSRTLNDTEPASVIGYDEIIARNKNWTGDVPSDKLGIKTAERLMKELRWANLGWIYQWSTKSYNFALDDPIPFPAPLADICSSAVASIPWEQVFSDLSEDEASSYHYQSWSENYKPDTGIVNFYQLNDTLMAHVDRAELDPARPLVSISLGHAAILLLGTASRNDTPTPIILRSGDMLIMSGTGRQSYHGIPRIMEGTLPSHFQLEQNDSPQMRAAKQWISTARININARQVFPPGFKRPR; this is encoded by the exons ATGGGCGAAGCTATACCAGAGCGAACCCATACTGCTTTCAGACTGGCAGAAAAGCACTTCAAGAATCGTGCATACCTGAACCGCTacccttctcttctccaatGGAAAGAACGTCTCATTGATCTATCTCGGTCACAAGCacaagaggatgatgaggtCTGGCAAGCTGGGTGGTGGAGTCCTGAAAATGAAACAGAACTCATAAACAACCAAgcaaaaaagtcaaaacaaggaaaagagaaagaaaagggagaaCGAGCAAATCTTGATACATCAAATCTCTCCAAGCTCAGACTGAAAGATGGAGCAGTTGCCTATGTTGTCGCTCCAG GTTGTATTCTTATCCCGGATTATATGTCTGTCAGTCAGCAGCTGACATTTCTCCATGATTCCCTCGCCAGATATACACTTCCACCGAACCCTCTTTCGTTAACAACCCACTACAATCTACCAGATAATCTCTTCGACTTGTACGTATCTAATCCTCAAGCAAATGTCTATCCCAAGCACATGACTGGAGCTATCGATTCGCAACACTCGGCCTCAAAATCACAACCCAAAAGCAGAACATTGAATGACACAGAGCCTGCATCGGTAATTGGATACGATGAAATTATTGCCCGGAACAAGAACTGGACAGGAGATGTCCCTAGTGATAAACTAGGGATAAAAACAGCTGAAAGGTTGATGAAAGAACTTCGCTGGGCAAATTTAGGCTGGATCTATCAA TGGTCTACCAAGTCCTACAATTTCGCGCTGGATGATCCAATCCCTTTCCCTGCTCCCCTTGCCGATATATGCTCCTCTGCTGTGGCATCAATACCATGGGAACAAGTATTTAGTGATTTATCGGAAGACGAGGCGTCGTCATACCATTACCAAAGTTGGTCCGAGAACTATA AGCCAGATACTGGAattgtcaacttttatcAGCTCAATGACACTTTGATGGCCCACGTTGATCGCGCAGA GCTTGACCCCGCTCGTCCACTTGTGTCTATATC TCTTGGTCACGCTGCCATACTGCTGCTTGGTACTGCTTCTAGAAATGATACTCCTACTCCTATCATTTTGAGATCAGGCGATATGTTGATTATGAGCGGAACAGGCAGACAATCATACCATG GGATCCCACGTATTATGGAAGGCACACTGCCATCGCATTTTCAATTGGAACAAAATGACTCGCCGCAGATGAGAGCTGCCAAACAGTGGATATCCACAGCTCGTATTAACATCAATGCAAGACAAGTCTTTCCTCCTGGTTTTAAAAGACCAAGGTGA